One Aciduliprofundum boonei T469 genomic region harbors:
- a CDS encoding NAD(P)/FAD-dependent oxidoreductase, which produces MKRYEYDVLVIGAGPGGSMAARYAARHGLKVLLIEKRPEIGVPVRCAEGISRAWMDEVEIEPQEKWIDAEIDGAKIYSPDEKSVIKLSAEQAGNEVGFVLNREYFDKYLASLAAQEGAEIWLKSPAVEIIKEDGYVRGAIVRRFGEKVEVRAKIVIGADGFESQVARWAGLNTVLRERDIVSCIQYRMTNIDIEENFTHFFIGSCAPGGYVWIFPKGRKEANVGIGVALNKLKSKGEVKKYMDDFIEKHEYLNKGSIIQIVTGAVSTCPVPKRIVDNGIMLVGDAARLIDPITGGGIANACISGKYAGEIAAKCINNPSKECLEEYQNKVKERWEKKHLRNWFVKEKLAELSDDTLNKLMDVVSKEDISEISVRAILEAVQKKYPELIEEFEDLL; this is translated from the coding sequence ATGAAGAGATACGAGTATGATGTCTTGGTGATAGGGGCCGGTCCTGGGGGAAGCATGGCTGCTAGGTACGCAGCTCGCCATGGACTCAAAGTATTGTTAATAGAGAAAAGACCGGAGATAGGAGTGCCCGTGCGCTGCGCCGAAGGTATATCGAGAGCATGGATGGACGAGGTTGAAATTGAACCACAAGAAAAATGGATAGATGCTGAAATAGACGGTGCAAAAATATATTCACCCGATGAAAAGAGTGTAATAAAACTATCTGCCGAGCAGGCTGGAAACGAAGTTGGATTCGTTTTGAATCGTGAGTACTTTGATAAGTACCTCGCATCCTTGGCAGCGCAGGAAGGAGCAGAAATCTGGCTAAAGAGCCCCGCGGTGGAGATAATAAAAGAAGATGGCTATGTTCGTGGAGCGATTGTGAGAAGATTCGGTGAGAAAGTTGAGGTTCGTGCAAAAATAGTTATTGGTGCCGATGGCTTCGAATCTCAAGTTGCTAGATGGGCAGGATTAAACACTGTGCTGAGGGAAAGGGATATAGTCTCTTGCATCCAGTACAGGATGACGAATATAGACATTGAAGAGAATTTTACCCATTTCTTCATCGGCTCTTGCGCCCCCGGTGGCTATGTCTGGATTTTCCCCAAGGGAAGAAAGGAGGCAAATGTAGGCATCGGTGTGGCTTTAAACAAGTTAAAAAGCAAGGGAGAGGTGAAGAAGTACATGGATGATTTCATAGAAAAGCATGAGTACCTCAATAAAGGGAGCATAATACAGATAGTTACGGGCGCAGTATCCACTTGCCCTGTGCCTAAGAGAATAGTGGATAACGGTATAATGCTCGTTGGAGATGCGGCTAGGCTAATAGATCCGATAACAGGAGGAGGTATAGCAAATGCCTGTATATCCGGCAAATATGCTGGGGAGATAGCCGCCAAGTGCATAAACAATCCTAGCAAAGAGTGCTTAGAAGAGTATCAGAACAAAGTGAAGGAGAGATGGGAAAAGAAACATCTACGCAATTGGTTCGTTAAAGAGAAGCTTGCAGAGCTAAGCGATGATACATTAAATAAGCTCATGGATGTTGTTTCAAAAGAAGATATTAGCGAAATATCAGTAAGGGCCATACTCGAAGCTGTACAGAAGAAATATCCAGAGCTTATTGAAGAGTTTGAAGACCTTCTATAA
- a CDS encoding DUF362 domain-containing protein: protein MNMMNVDPAICNYCGACVGSCPVNCMFLDETIVRIDEDKCIKCGFCIRACPVGAISADWWSE from the coding sequence ATGAACATGATGAATGTTGATCCAGCAATATGCAATTACTGTGGTGCCTGCGTTGGTTCATGTCCAGTGAACTGTATGTTCCTTGACGAAACGATAGTTAGAATAGACGAAGATAAATGCATAAAATGTGGGTTCTGCATTCGTGCCTGCCCAGTGGGAGCCATCTCTGCGGATTGGTGGTCAGAATGA
- the tes gene encoding tetraether lipid synthase Tes: MYVIQPSKLKKGLPKETKSICPVCGKVIPATIYEENGKIWYKKTCPEHGEFKDIYYGDAEVWYWMEKWGTILDGIGPEYPKILNGYADKHYSYTALANLDLTNRCNLRCPICFANANAAGYVYEPDFDTVVKMMKFLREERPVPTPAIQFAGGEPTIYPRFFDVIRKAKELGFAQIQVATNGILIANQKDFAQKMADAGMHTVYLQFDGFKESTYITARGVNLLPTKMKAIENLRKVKPKPLATVLVPTVVKGVNDDEVGKIVEFGLQNLDVIRAVNFQPVSLSGRIPQGELLKMRYTTGDLIRDLHEQTDFIEKQDFFPIPVAALFSEIASQIFKEPKPAFTTHPACGAATYIFHDYQKKKNIPITRFIDIPGLIEDLAPLTFEEKFEKKSKLGSILTLYKILKKHYDKEYAPTGFKLKEIVGVFEQGTKDSLGKLHWDSMFIGAMHFQDAYNYDIMRTIRCVIHYVTPDPSIIPFCSYNTGPTFRTKIEKKYSISLEEYRKRHGNVVGVEG; the protein is encoded by the coding sequence ATGTATGTGATACAACCTTCAAAATTAAAAAAAGGGTTGCCCAAAGAGACGAAGAGTATATGCCCTGTTTGCGGTAAAGTAATACCTGCAACAATATACGAGGAAAATGGAAAAATTTGGTACAAGAAAACTTGCCCTGAGCACGGAGAGTTCAAAGATATCTACTACGGAGATGCAGAAGTTTGGTACTGGATGGAAAAATGGGGTACGATATTGGATGGTATTGGTCCCGAATACCCAAAAATTCTAAACGGATATGCTGATAAACATTACTCTTATACTGCTCTCGCAAATTTAGATTTGACAAATAGATGTAATCTTAGATGCCCAATTTGCTTTGCCAATGCAAACGCAGCTGGCTATGTTTACGAACCAGATTTTGATACAGTAGTAAAGATGATGAAATTCTTGCGTGAGGAGAGACCTGTACCCACACCAGCCATACAATTCGCGGGTGGAGAACCAACAATATACCCTCGCTTTTTCGATGTTATCCGCAAAGCGAAAGAGTTAGGATTCGCACAAATTCAAGTTGCAACTAATGGAATTCTAATAGCAAATCAGAAAGATTTCGCTCAGAAGATGGCCGATGCTGGAATGCATACCGTTTATTTGCAATTTGATGGTTTCAAAGAAAGCACATATATCACTGCCAGAGGCGTGAATCTCCTACCTACGAAGATGAAAGCCATAGAGAATTTGCGCAAGGTTAAACCTAAGCCCTTGGCTACTGTACTTGTGCCTACCGTGGTTAAGGGTGTAAACGATGATGAAGTGGGAAAGATTGTGGAATTTGGTTTACAAAATTTGGATGTTATTCGTGCTGTGAATTTCCAGCCAGTATCCCTATCCGGAAGGATACCTCAGGGAGAATTATTAAAGATGCGCTATACAACGGGAGATTTAATCAGGGATTTGCATGAGCAGACAGATTTCATAGAGAAACAGGATTTCTTCCCCATACCAGTTGCTGCTCTGTTCTCAGAAATTGCATCGCAAATATTTAAAGAACCAAAACCAGCATTCACCACACATCCAGCATGCGGTGCTGCCACATACATATTCCACGATTACCAGAAGAAGAAAAACATACCTATAACAAGGTTCATAGACATACCGGGATTGATTGAGGATCTCGCACCACTTACATTTGAGGAGAAATTTGAAAAGAAGAGCAAACTCGGAAGCATTTTAACTCTCTACAAGATTCTAAAGAAGCATTACGATAAGGAATACGCCCCAACAGGCTTCAAATTGAAAGAGATAGTTGGAGTGTTTGAACAGGGAACCAAGGATTCACTTGGTAAATTGCACTGGGATTCTATGTTCATAGGGGCTATGCACTTCCAGGACGCTTACAATTACGATATAATGCGCACAATCAGATGCGTTATACACTATGTAACTCCAGATCCAAGCATAATACCATTCTGCTCATACAACACAGGGCCTACATTCAGAACGAAAATAGAGAAGAAGTATTCAATTAGCCTCGAAGAATATAGAAAGAGACATGGCAATGTGGTGGGCGTAGAGGGATGA